A genomic stretch from Lysobacter soyae includes:
- a CDS encoding lysozyme inhibitor LprI family protein, whose protein sequence is MKHLIVLALLLGSGAATAASFNCKKAATLVEKEICANPTLGRLDDALKKNYDGALATNIGEEARREIKSSQRLWLKKRDTCKTAACIEAMYRQRIDALCDYPAISGVNWGCAVTSDEIH, encoded by the coding sequence ATGAAACATTTGATCGTGCTCGCCCTGTTGCTCGGTAGCGGCGCCGCCACAGCGGCTTCTTTCAATTGCAAGAAAGCCGCCACGTTGGTCGAGAAGGAAATTTGTGCCAACCCGACGCTTGGCAGACTCGATGACGCATTGAAGAAAAATTACGACGGCGCCCTGGCGACGAACATCGGCGAGGAGGCGCGGCGCGAAATCAAATCCAGCCAGCGCCTTTGGCTGAAGAAGCGTGATACCTGCAAGACGGCCGCGTGTATCGAAGCGATGTATCGCCAACGGATTGATGCGCTCTGTGACTATCCCGCAATCAGCGGGGTGAATTGGGGCTGCGCCGTGACCTCGGACGAGATTCACTGA
- a CDS encoding NAD(P)/FAD-dependent oxidoreductase: MNSSASSKPAGAEPLHDVLIIGAGPAGLTAATYLARYRRDIVVVDAGKSRARWIPTSHNCPGFPLGVEGDQLLKCYRDQAANYGVAVTDGCIARLEKLADEAFCATAEDGRRWQARFVILASGVVDEMPAMQGLTEAIDCQAIRLCAVCDAYEASDAHIAVLAPVDEGIRHALFLRSYSERVCVLPTDAEAPDPDLKAEADAANVAIRAPATAMALKEGKTEVSFGDGASALFDTVYPVLGSVAQSGLALALGAKHDDNDELVVGADLETSVPGLYAIGDVVSALNQISVAVGHAAVAATAIHRRLARNFRENQDA; encoded by the coding sequence ATGAATTCCTCCGCTTCATCGAAACCGGCCGGCGCTGAGCCGCTGCACGATGTGCTGATTATCGGCGCGGGTCCTGCGGGACTCACTGCCGCGACCTATCTCGCGCGCTATCGCCGTGACATCGTGGTGGTGGATGCCGGCAAAAGCCGCGCGCGCTGGATTCCCACCAGTCACAACTGCCCCGGGTTTCCCTTGGGCGTGGAGGGCGATCAACTCCTGAAGTGCTATCGCGATCAAGCGGCGAACTATGGTGTGGCGGTCACTGACGGCTGCATCGCGCGTTTGGAGAAGCTGGCGGATGAGGCTTTTTGCGCCACCGCGGAAGATGGCCGGCGCTGGCAAGCGCGTTTTGTGATCCTCGCCTCGGGTGTGGTCGACGAAATGCCCGCCATGCAAGGTCTGACCGAAGCGATTGACTGCCAAGCCATTCGCCTGTGTGCGGTCTGTGATGCCTATGAGGCCAGTGATGCGCATATCGCCGTGCTCGCACCGGTGGATGAGGGCATTCGTCATGCGCTGTTTTTGCGCAGTTATTCCGAGCGCGTTTGCGTGCTGCCCACCGACGCTGAGGCACCCGACCCCGATTTGAAAGCGGAAGCCGACGCCGCCAATGTGGCGATTCGCGCGCCGGCAACCGCGATGGCGTTGAAAGAAGGCAAGACGGAAGTTAGCTTCGGCGACGGCGCCAGCGCATTGTTTGACACGGTCTATCCCGTCTTGGGCAGCGTGGCGCAAAGCGGTTTGGCCTTGGCCCTGGGCGCGAAACACGACGACAACGACGAGCTCGTAGTGGGGGCTGATCTGGAGACCAGCGTGCCCGGGCTATATGCCATCGGCGATGTGGTCAGTGCCTTGAATCAAATCAGCGTGGCCGTGGGCCATGCCGCGGTTGCCGCGACGGCCATCCACCGGCGCTTGGCGCGCAATTTCCGGGAAAACCAAGACGCTTGA
- a CDS encoding histidine kinase, protein MADLEWINVPTRPRTAPADDPFPSMFRALPKAARLPTLCLAVAAGILLFQLVGFTHWGIGAWVPFMAIWMLPKRHWWALVLTQIATSLMYGMLISHATGDGDNAFLGFSPGPVQLFLGSFVHPFTNLIGPWLMLRAGIRARDAVSARTLAWLHVAAMANFAVPAFKDVIYVLYEGRIGDVRGYIRGFYSALGNADDWARLGEFYISHLMGGFVGLMVSVPLVLWWLQRKTLQGNGMILRHAAFSLLPIMTLYVGLSLAAKGLSLAELLRLLLMVAVIVFAVKHGWRGAAISAFATSCAVAIEEHLGGFSRNPIWVQLFIAIVGAVALMFGSALEELRKKNTDLLRMRDDLIDLARRLQSSATRTVQSEERERRRLASELHDEFGQTLVALATQLQQVSPLLQATGGQAYVIALADTAKALRKHLTSTLESLRPAALDELGLYGAIENGALRDLAERAGLDYHVELAGDGRLWLQLEDATRVAAYRVVQGAVTNTIRHARASSCRVRLRLEARHTELCLLVTVDDDGIGRVEQMTHNHGLRGLEDRMVAMGGVLRLRNLEPGIRVHALLRQSV, encoded by the coding sequence GTGGCTGATTTGGAATGGATCAACGTGCCGACCCGCCCGCGTACGGCACCCGCCGACGACCCTTTTCCCTCAATGTTTCGCGCTTTGCCGAAGGCAGCGCGATTGCCCACATTGTGTCTCGCCGTTGCCGCGGGCATTCTCCTGTTTCAGCTGGTCGGCTTTACGCATTGGGGGATCGGGGCTTGGGTGCCGTTCATGGCCATCTGGATGTTGCCCAAACGTCACTGGTGGGCCTTGGTTCTGACTCAAATCGCCACATCCCTGATGTACGGCATGTTGATAAGCCACGCCACGGGTGATGGTGACAACGCCTTTCTCGGTTTCTCCCCCGGCCCCGTGCAGCTGTTTTTGGGGAGTTTCGTCCACCCGTTTACCAATCTTATCGGGCCTTGGCTGATGTTGCGCGCCGGGATCCGGGCGCGCGATGCGGTCAGTGCGCGCACCTTGGCCTGGCTGCACGTTGCCGCCATGGCGAATTTCGCGGTTCCAGCGTTCAAAGATGTGATTTACGTCCTGTATGAAGGTCGTATCGGGGACGTGCGCGGTTACATCCGCGGTTTCTATTCCGCTTTGGGCAATGCAGATGATTGGGCGCGCTTGGGCGAGTTTTACATCTCGCATTTAATGGGCGGCTTTGTCGGCCTGATGGTCTCGGTGCCCTTGGTGCTTTGGTGGCTTCAACGCAAAACACTGCAAGGCAACGGCATGATTCTTCGCCATGCGGCTTTTTCGCTGCTGCCGATAATGACACTGTACGTCGGCTTGTCTTTGGCAGCAAAGGGTTTGTCGTTGGCCGAACTGCTGCGTTTGCTGTTGATGGTGGCGGTGATCGTGTTTGCCGTGAAGCATGGCTGGCGGGGTGCGGCGATCTCCGCCTTTGCAACCAGCTGCGCGGTCGCGATCGAAGAGCATTTGGGCGGTTTCTCACGCAACCCGATCTGGGTGCAGTTGTTCATTGCCATCGTCGGCGCGGTGGCCTTGATGTTCGGCTCGGCATTGGAAGAGCTGCGGAAAAAGAATACAGATCTGCTGCGCATGCGCGACGACTTGATCGATTTGGCACGCCGCCTGCAAAGCAGCGCCACCCGAACTGTCCAGTCTGAAGAACGCGAACGCAGACGTTTGGCTTCAGAGTTGCATGACGAGTTCGGTCAGACCCTGGTGGCTTTGGCAACACAGTTGCAGCAGGTTTCACCGCTCTTGCAAGCAACCGGCGGCCAAGCCTACGTCATTGCTTTGGCGGACACCGCCAAAGCGCTGCGCAAGCATTTGACCTCCACTTTGGAAAGTTTGCGGCCTGCCGCGCTTGACGAATTGGGCCTGTATGGAGCGATTGAAAACGGCGCGCTGCGCGACTTGGCAGAGCGCGCCGGTCTGGATTACCACGTCGAACTGGCGGGCGACGGGCGTCTCTGGCTGCAACTGGAAGACGCCACCCGCGTGGCCGCCTATCGCGTGGTGCAGGGTGCGGTCACCAATACCATTCGTCACGCGCGGGCCAGCAGCTGCCGTGTGCGTTTGCGGCTGGAAGCGCGGCATACAGAATTGTGCTTGCTGGTGACCGTCGACGACGACGGCATCGGCCGCGTCGAACAGATGACACACAACCATGGTCTGAGAGGTCTCGAAGACCGGATGGTCGCCATGGGCGGCGTCCTGCGCTTGCGCAATCTCGAACCCGGAATCCGCGTCCACGCCTTGCTGCGCCAATCGGTTTAA
- a CDS encoding MlaE family lipid ABC transporter permease subunit yields MSTLFNGVRDIGRMGLFFFAVLRASVPTPALLREFVREIYKIGARSLPIILVGGAFVGLSVTLLGYRALDTYGASNQVSAMLGLGLYRELAPVLTALLFIGRAGSSIAAELGLMRATDQITALNLMAIDPIAKVVAPRFWAAVLCVPLLVAFFVAAAIVAGWFESVHIIGLDDGTFWQVMKDAVDASHDFIPAFIKASIFGAIAALIAAFVGFHSEPTIEGTSVATTRAVVNASLMVLMFNFVLSALMFR; encoded by the coding sequence ATGAGTACGTTGTTCAACGGCGTCCGTGACATCGGTCGCATGGGTTTGTTCTTCTTCGCCGTGTTGCGCGCCTCGGTGCCGACTCCGGCTTTGTTGCGCGAATTCGTGCGCGAGATCTACAAGATCGGTGCGCGTTCATTGCCGATCATTCTGGTCGGCGGTGCCTTTGTCGGCTTGTCGGTCACCTTGTTGGGCTATCGCGCACTGGATACCTACGGCGCGAGCAACCAGGTCAGCGCGATGCTGGGCCTCGGGCTGTATCGGGAATTGGCGCCGGTGTTGACCGCGTTGCTGTTCATCGGCCGCGCCGGTTCCTCCATTGCGGCCGAGCTGGGCTTGATGCGCGCCACCGATCAAATCACCGCATTGAATTTGATGGCCATCGATCCCATTGCCAAAGTGGTGGCGCCGCGTTTTTGGGCGGCCGTGTTGTGCGTTCCATTGTTGGTGGCGTTCTTCGTTGCAGCGGCGATTGTCGCGGGTTGGTTCGAGTCGGTGCACATCATCGGGCTCGACGACGGCACGTTTTGGCAGGTGATGAAAGATGCCGTCGATGCCAGCCACGATTTCATTCCGGCCTTCATCAAGGCCTCGATTTTTGGTGCCATTGCGGCGCTGATCGCGGCTTTCGTCGGCTTCCATTCCGAGCCCACCATCGAGGGCACCTCGGTTGCCACCACGCGCGCCGTGGTCAATGCCTCGCTGATGGTGCTGATGTTCAACTTTGTGCTCTCGGCATTGATGTTCCGCTGA
- the mlaD gene encoding outer membrane lipid asymmetry maintenance protein MlaD, which yields MSLRAPRTEFAVGIFLLLALAVVLVLAMASTNGKFGFGQSAGYTLKARFTAIGQLRDNAPVRIGGVTVGRVDSIKLDPQRFDAVVSLKMQPEFKDLPADTTAGIFTSGLLGEAYIGLQPGGDPDVLKAGDEIVMTQSAVDLLQLASKYMFSNNAPKSDAAATEEADGSAPATPDGTEK from the coding sequence ATGAGTTTGCGTGCCCCCCGTACAGAATTCGCAGTCGGAATCTTCCTGCTGCTCGCCTTGGCCGTCGTGCTGGTGTTGGCCATGGCCTCCACCAACGGCAAGTTCGGCTTCGGTCAGAGCGCCGGTTATACGTTGAAGGCGCGGTTTACGGCGATCGGCCAGCTGCGTGACAACGCACCGGTGCGCATCGGCGGCGTCACCGTTGGCCGTGTCGACAGCATCAAACTCGACCCGCAGCGTTTCGACGCCGTGGTGAGCTTGAAGATGCAACCTGAATTCAAGGATCTGCCTGCAGACACCACCGCAGGCATATTCACCAGCGGTTTGCTCGGCGAAGCCTACATTGGCTTGCAACCGGGTGGCGATCCGGACGTCTTGAAGGCGGGCGACGAAATCGTGATGACCCAATCCGCCGTTGATTTGCTGCAACTTGCCAGCAAATACATGTTTAGCAATAACGCACCGAAGTCCGATGCCGCAGCGACCGAAGAGGCCGACGGCAGCGCACCCGCAACCCCCGATGGAACCGAAAAATGA
- a CDS encoding ABC transporter ATP-binding protein has product MSASALPAIAVDVSALRLVRDGQVVLDGVDIRVPKGSVTAVLGPSGSGKSTLLAALMGELAPAKGSVTVFDAQVPAGKTRALLALRKQMGVLLQGNGLLSDLTVAQNVALPIETHTRLPTDVIDRLVELKLHAVGLRGLKDAFPRELSGGQARRVALARALALDPPLMIYDEPLTGLDPIAAGVITELMGRLNKTLGLTSVIVTHHVHETLPICDHAVVIANGRVVFQGSPAQLNASDDPWVRQFLDGAADGPIAFDAQPRSYA; this is encoded by the coding sequence GTGTCCGCCTCCGCCCTCCCCGCCATCGCTGTGGATGTCAGCGCGCTCCGTTTGGTGCGCGACGGGCAGGTCGTGCTCGATGGTGTGGACATCCGGGTGCCGAAGGGCAGCGTCACGGCGGTGCTAGGCCCCTCCGGTAGCGGCAAGTCGACCTTGCTCGCTGCGCTGATGGGCGAGCTGGCACCAGCCAAGGGCAGCGTGACTGTGTTTGATGCGCAGGTGCCGGCCGGCAAGACGCGCGCGCTGCTCGCCTTGCGCAAACAGATGGGCGTGCTGCTGCAGGGTAACGGCTTGTTGTCGGATCTGACTGTCGCGCAGAACGTGGCTTTGCCGATCGAAACCCATACCCGACTGCCGACGGACGTGATCGATCGCTTGGTCGAACTGAAATTGCATGCCGTCGGTTTGCGCGGCCTCAAAGACGCGTTCCCGCGCGAGCTCTCGGGTGGACAAGCGCGCCGTGTGGCGTTGGCGCGCGCCTTGGCCTTGGATCCGCCGCTGATGATTTACGACGAACCCCTCACGGGTCTCGATCCGATTGCCGCCGGTGTGATCACCGAATTGATGGGGCGCTTGAACAAAACCCTCGGACTGACCAGCGTGATCGTCACTCACCACGTGCATGAAACCCTGCCGATCTGCGACCACGCCGTGGTCATCGCGAATGGCCGGGTGGTGTTCCAAGGATCGCCCGCGCAATTGAATGCCAGCGATGATCCGTGGGTGCGTCAGTTCCTGGATGGCGCCGCCGATGGCCCGATTGCTTTCGATGCGCAGCCGAGGTCGTACGCATGA
- a CDS encoding MlaC/ttg2D family ABC transporter substrate-binding protein, with the protein MKKLILSVALSAAAMTVAPTMALAAAPATASAKLGAPSQLVLSNTTRVLTTLEKRRAEFKKNRAALNSFVYSEFNQMFDRDYAGRLVLGVNGRGASDADVRAFSDALADSLMQRYGSSLLDFNTKLTPRVKSEIALPQNKGVRVVSELTRAGGDPIPVTYLMHQVGGTWKVFDVMVEGVSFVQTFRSQFDAPLRQKGIKAVTADLRSGSIKAKAN; encoded by the coding sequence ATGAAGAAGTTGATTTTGTCTGTTGCCCTGAGCGCGGCCGCCATGACCGTGGCGCCGACCATGGCGTTGGCCGCTGCACCGGCAACGGCGAGCGCCAAACTCGGCGCACCGTCGCAACTGGTGTTGAGCAATACCACGCGCGTCCTGACCACGCTTGAGAAGCGTCGTGCCGAATTCAAGAAAAACCGCGCAGCCTTGAACAGCTTCGTGTATTCCGAATTCAATCAGATGTTCGATCGTGATTACGCCGGCCGTTTGGTGCTGGGCGTCAACGGTCGTGGCGCATCCGATGCCGACGTTCGCGCGTTCAGCGACGCCTTGGCTGACAGCCTGATGCAGCGTTACGGCAGCTCGCTGCTCGATTTCAACACCAAGCTGACCCCGCGCGTGAAATCCGAAATCGCCCTCCCGCAAAACAAGGGTGTGCGCGTGGTGAGCGAGCTGACGCGCGCCGGCGGTGACCCGATTCCGGTGACCTACTTGATGCACCAAGTCGGCGGCACCTGGAAAGTGTTCGACGTGATGGTGGAAGGCGTGTCGTTCGTGCAAACCTTCCGTAGCCAGTTCGACGCCCCGTTGCGCCAAAAGGGCATCAAGGCCGTGACCGCGGACCTGCGTTCGGGCTCGATCAAGGCGAAAGCCAACTAA
- a CDS encoding TspO/MBR family protein has translation MQAASKGKQAMALLVWLAITFSASAIGAIASVRAASFYGQLVQPDWAPPSAVFGPVWTVLYALMGVSAWLVWREGGVAKHRSALTLFLVQLAVNALWSWLFFAWHRGALAMADIILLALLIVATMRSFWKVRPLAGILLVPYLCWVLFASALNYAVWQLNPNVLG, from the coding sequence ATGCAAGCGGCATCGAAAGGAAAGCAAGCGATGGCTTTGCTGGTGTGGCTGGCCATCACTTTTTCCGCCTCGGCCATCGGCGCGATCGCCTCGGTTCGGGCGGCGTCGTTCTACGGACAACTGGTGCAGCCGGATTGGGCGCCGCCCTCAGCGGTGTTCGGACCGGTGTGGACGGTTTTGTATGCACTCATGGGCGTGTCCGCTTGGTTGGTTTGGCGAGAAGGCGGTGTGGCCAAGCACCGCTCCGCGCTGACGCTGTTTCTCGTACAGCTTGCCGTGAATGCGTTGTGGAGCTGGCTCTTTTTCGCTTGGCATCGCGGCGCGCTGGCAATGGCCGACATCATTTTGCTTGCGCTGTTGATCGTCGCGACAATGCGGTCATTCTGGAAGGTGCGTCCGCTCGCCGGCATCTTGCTCGTCCCCTATTTGTGTTGGGTGTTGTTTGCTTCCGCGCTCAACTACGCGGTATGGCAGTTGAATCCGAACGTTCTCGGTTGA
- the folE gene encoding GTP cyclohydrolase I FolE has protein sequence MSDQDDIRNDVSRAEAEAAVRTLLKWSGDDPEREGLLDTPKRVVKAYADWFSGYAIDPDEYLSRTFEEVCGYDEMIILRDIEYESHCEHHMAPIIGRVHVGYLPKGRVVGISKLARVVDAYARRFQVQEKMTAQIANCIQRALQPQGVAVVVEGAHECMTTRGVHKRGVSMLTSSMLGTFREDARTRNEFLRFIETGRR, from the coding sequence ATGAGTGATCAAGACGATATCCGCAATGATGTGTCGCGTGCCGAGGCTGAAGCCGCCGTCCGCACCCTGTTGAAATGGTCGGGCGACGATCCCGAACGCGAAGGTTTGTTGGACACGCCCAAGCGCGTGGTCAAAGCCTATGCCGATTGGTTCAGTGGTTACGCCATCGATCCGGATGAATATCTCTCGCGCACCTTCGAAGAGGTCTGCGGTTACGACGAAATGATCATCCTGCGCGACATCGAATATGAGAGCCATTGCGAACATCACATGGCACCGATCATCGGGCGCGTGCACGTGGGCTATTTGCCGAAGGGCCGTGTGGTGGGCATCAGCAAGCTCGCGCGCGTGGTTGACGCTTATGCGCGACGCTTCCAAGTACAGGAAAAAATGACGGCGCAAATCGCCAACTGCATCCAACGCGCACTGCAACCGCAAGGCGTGGCGGTGGTGGTGGAGGGTGCGCACGAATGCATGACCACACGGGGCGTGCACAAGCGCGGGGTCAGCATGCTGACCTCGAGCATGCTCGGCACATTCCGCGAAGATGCGCGCACCCGCAATGAATTCCTCCGCTTCATCGAAACCGGCCGGCGCTGA
- the rmuC gene encoding DNA recombination protein RmuC, with protein sequence MSNEMLLWIVLLAVAVAIVCLILLLLRKPDAAMARLRDQLEAALRDEQRGGRGELRDSLEALGRGQSQHHAGLDQKVNALTERTDRRLDEFRLSLAEEAHKTRAAALEQQKVFADSLGQRLSELTQGNEQRMGELRHSLETQLKALQADNAQKLEKMRETVDEKLQSTLETRFNASFGMISERLESVQRGLGEMQQLASDVGSLQRVLTNVKQRGTFGETQLGALLEDVLTMDQYAANVATLPGSAERVEFAIRMPGPKDSGQIWLPIDAKFPREDYERLVEAQEKADVDGAHAAGAALERRLRDEAKKIREKYVGPPHTTDFALLFLPTEGLYAEAIRRPGLFEDIQRTHRITLVGPTTLLAVLNALQMGFRTLAIEKRSSEVWQTLGQVKTEFGKFGATLDAVKKKLTEASNKIDETGVRSRVLERKLRDVEALPYPEDAAELQLPAADDDA encoded by the coding sequence ATGTCTAATGAAATGCTCTTGTGGATCGTGTTGCTGGCCGTCGCGGTGGCCATCGTGTGTTTGATCCTGTTGTTGTTGCGCAAACCCGATGCGGCGATGGCGCGCTTGCGCGATCAGCTGGAAGCGGCGCTTCGCGATGAACAACGGGGCGGCCGCGGAGAGTTGCGTGATTCGCTCGAGGCGCTAGGGCGCGGGCAATCGCAACACCACGCCGGACTCGATCAAAAGGTCAACGCGCTCACCGAGCGTACCGATCGTCGCTTGGATGAATTCCGTCTGTCGCTGGCGGAGGAAGCCCACAAGACGCGCGCTGCGGCGCTGGAACAACAGAAAGTGTTTGCCGACAGCCTCGGTCAGCGCTTGTCGGAGTTGACCCAGGGCAACGAACAGCGCATGGGCGAGTTGCGGCATTCATTGGAAACGCAACTCAAGGCCCTCCAGGCCGACAACGCGCAGAAGCTCGAGAAGATGCGCGAGACCGTGGATGAAAAACTGCAATCCACCTTGGAGACACGTTTCAACGCCTCATTCGGCATGATTTCCGAGCGCTTGGAATCGGTGCAACGCGGCCTGGGCGAAATGCAACAACTGGCCTCCGATGTCGGAAGTTTGCAGCGCGTCCTCACCAACGTGAAGCAGCGCGGTACCTTTGGTGAAACCCAATTGGGCGCCCTGCTCGAAGATGTGTTGACGATGGATCAGTACGCGGCCAACGTGGCCACCCTGCCCGGTTCGGCAGAGCGCGTGGAGTTTGCGATCCGTATGCCCGGCCCCAAAGACAGCGGTCAAATCTGGCTGCCGATCGATGCCAAATTCCCGCGCGAAGATTACGAACGCCTGGTGGAAGCGCAAGAAAAAGCCGATGTCGACGGCGCGCACGCCGCGGGTGCCGCGTTGGAACGCCGATTGCGCGACGAAGCGAAGAAAATCCGTGAAAAGTACGTCGGGCCGCCACACACCACGGATTTTGCGTTGCTCTTCCTGCCCACCGAGGGGCTGTATGCGGAAGCCATCCGGCGTCCCGGTTTGTTCGAAGACATCCAACGCACGCATCGCATCACCTTGGTCGGACCGACCACCTTGCTGGCGGTCTTGAACGCGTTGCAAATGGGCTTCAGAACCTTGGCCATCGAAAAGCGCTCGAGCGAAGTCTGGCAAACGTTGGGTCAGGTCAAAACCGAGTTCGGGAAATTCGGTGCCACCCTCGATGCCGTCAAAAAGAAGCTGACCGAGGCCAGCAACAAGATCGACGAAACCGGCGTGCGTTCACGCGTGCTCGAACGCAAGTTGCGCGACGTCGAGGCATTGCCGTATCCAGAGGACGCGGCCGAACTGCAGTTGCCGGCAGCCGACGACGACGCGTGA
- a CDS encoding MlaA family lipoprotein, producing the protein MTLRHVAAIAALAFALSACATRPVGHVSGTPEQVAVSSEVTDGVEASATANTARVEAGDSTPVTDAKTEATVTATAKPSAPTDAAGEAEADFNVLYGNAEDDDSVDGGVVSQIRDPWEKYNRKVHEFNNVIDRAILRPVAKAYIRVVPRPIRTGISNFFRNLSQPITVINALLQGKPDIAANATMRFALNSTFGLGGLLDPASKINIPSEQEDFGQTLGTWGWKQSRYVELPMFGPRTLRDVVGMVVDRPLNPTRHFDPESQTGIGVLQVVDIRTQLLSVDSMREGAADDYLLYRDSWMQRRSFQIFGDDDDDDKGVPAYLLTAPVPMAEMAKPAPTPKKNKKIKPRRGVSRPPAY; encoded by the coding sequence ATGACCTTGCGCCACGTTGCCGCTATCGCTGCACTTGCTTTTGCGCTTTCCGCATGTGCAACACGGCCTGTGGGCCATGTGTCGGGCACGCCTGAACAAGTGGCAGTTTCATCTGAAGTCACTGACGGCGTAGAAGCTTCTGCCACGGCAAACACGGCACGGGTTGAGGCGGGCGATTCGACGCCGGTCACCGACGCGAAAACCGAAGCAACAGTTACAGCTACTGCCAAACCTTCCGCCCCCACAGATGCAGCCGGCGAAGCGGAAGCCGATTTCAATGTGCTCTATGGCAACGCCGAAGACGACGACAGCGTCGACGGCGGCGTGGTGTCGCAAATTCGCGATCCGTGGGAAAAATACAATCGCAAAGTCCACGAATTCAACAACGTGATTGATCGCGCCATTTTGCGGCCGGTGGCCAAGGCCTACATCCGTGTCGTGCCGCGCCCGATCCGCACCGGCATCAGCAACTTCTTCCGAAATTTGAGCCAACCCATCACTGTCATCAATGCGTTGTTGCAAGGCAAGCCCGACATCGCGGCCAATGCCACGATGCGTTTCGCGCTGAACTCGACCTTCGGTTTGGGCGGTCTGCTCGATCCGGCAAGCAAGATCAATATTCCGAGTGAACAGGAAGACTTCGGTCAAACCTTGGGCACCTGGGGTTGGAAACAATCGCGCTATGTGGAATTGCCGATGTTCGGCCCGCGCACCCTGCGTGATGTCGTTGGCATGGTGGTGGATCGCCCGTTGAATCCGACGCGTCATTTCGATCCCGAATCGCAAACCGGTATCGGTGTGCTCCAGGTCGTGGATATCCGCACCCAGCTGTTGTCGGTCGACAGCATGCGCGAAGGTGCCGCCGACGACTATCTGCTCTATCGCGATTCCTGGATGCAGCGTCGCAGTTTTCAGATCTTCGGCGACGATGACGACGATGACAAAGGCGTCCCCGCGTATCTGCTGACCGCACCGGTGCCGATGGCGGAAATGGCGAAGCCCGCACCGACGCCGAAGAAGAACAAAAAGATAAAACCGCGCCGCGGCGTCTCGCGTCCGCCGGCTTACTGA
- a CDS encoding STAS domain-containing protein, with the protein MRNDDARATLTDGRLGISGALSVSNVAALWAEVCRLRYNVLDLTGLTSADSAALAMLSKLQDNQASAEVHGLPAHLDALRQAYRLDPHLRFTA; encoded by the coding sequence ATGCGCAATGACGACGCCCGCGCGACGTTGACCGACGGGCGCCTCGGAATCTCCGGGGCGCTTTCTGTCTCGAACGTGGCTGCACTTTGGGCGGAGGTGTGTCGTCTTCGATACAACGTGCTCGACTTGACCGGATTGACCTCGGCCGACAGCGCGGCACTGGCGATGCTCTCAAAGCTGCAGGATAATCAAGCGTCCGCCGAAGTCCACGGGCTCCCTGCGCACTTGGACGCACTTCGCCAAGCCTATCGCTTGGACCCGCATTTGCGATTCACCGCCTAA
- a CDS encoding DUF2239 family protein, producing MSYYPATTRCTAFLDHERLAWGELRHVAIKVKQRFPHMDHVPALLVFNDQDGTAMELDLRGSVTDVTHRYAMSAGSAHLAAPASTPETPLKRGRGRPKLGVVPREVTLLPRHWQWLNAQPGGASVALRKLVEDARKLHEGADRVRQSQERCYRFMSAIAGNLPGFEEATRALFARDFAGFESHIAIWPDDIRDHVLMLAGNALHA from the coding sequence ATGTCCTACTATCCCGCCACGACCCGATGCACCGCCTTCCTTGACCATGAGCGTTTGGCTTGGGGCGAACTGCGCCATGTGGCCATCAAGGTGAAACAGCGTTTCCCGCACATGGATCATGTGCCGGCACTGCTGGTTTTCAACGATCAAGACGGCACCGCCATGGAGCTGGATCTGCGCGGCAGCGTCACCGATGTCACTCATCGTTATGCCATGAGCGCAGGCAGCGCCCACTTGGCCGCCCCCGCATCGACGCCTGAAACCCCCCTCAAGCGCGGTCGTGGACGACCGAAACTCGGCGTGGTGCCGCGCGAAGTCACCTTGTTGCCGCGGCACTGGCAATGGTTGAACGCCCAACCCGGCGGTGCCTCGGTGGCGCTGCGGAAGCTGGTCGAAGACGCCCGAAAGCTGCACGAGGGGGCCGACCGGGTTCGACAATCTCAGGAACGCTGCTATCGTTTCATGTCGGCGATTGCCGGCAACCTCCCGGGCTTTGAAGAAGCGACGCGTGCACTGTTCGCACGCGATTTCGCCGGTTTCGAATCCCACATCGCCATTTGGCCCGACGACATCCGCGACCACGTGTTGATGTTGGCCGGCAACGCACTTCACGCCTGA